A window of Carassius auratus strain Wakin unplaced genomic scaffold, ASM336829v1 scaf_tig00214706, whole genome shotgun sequence contains these coding sequences:
- the LOC113092639 gene encoding multiple epidermal growth factor-like domains protein 6, translated as MTGWFMLCLLCMGLNYHPADLAYYSGYWNNLRHCHRPNCFHGYNRFTMGYQRPDIDECQVHNGGCQHKCVNTRGSYHCQCNAGSRLHVDGRTCIAIHSCSFGNGGCEHFCVQQTAGHFQCRCRPGYRLDVDGKHCKSENPCAERNGGCSQECHRDGDQARCGCRPGYQMAEDGKTCEDIDECQTGQADCAHGCRNTRGSFMCVCPTAYELGVDGKQCYRIEMEIVNSCDHNNGGCSHHCEHSTSGPVCSCNQGYQLDVDRKTCIDINECVEGSSCCEHDCTNYPGGYECYCTAGYRLNADGCSCDDIDECLAANGGCDHMCQNSAGSFQCYCRRGYRLDEDRHSCILLEESVEALSSGQMVDRPRTQLTILQDYEQILERYDDYEDDTGELRAESTLTEKFICLNSSFGSDCNLSCEDCANGGVCNKHRNGCDCPDGWTGIMCNETCPEGWFGRNCSLRCKCKNGGVCDPLTGSCRCPPGVSGELCQDGCPKGLYGKICNKKCNCANNGRCHRTYGACLCDPGLYGRFCHLPCPKWTFGPGCSEECRCVQQNTIECHRHHGTCVCKPGYRGDTCKDECESGFFGSGCDNKCSCPAGVTCDHVTGACQPQCPAGKTGDKCDQDCVDGRFGIGCSQSCDCSGAPCDRITGQCLCPAGTFGKHCEKECAEGRWGAGCQEWCPACENGGRCDPHDGTCVCAPGFIGRLCQNMCPSGRFGVGCQLRCACDNGGRCHHVTGRCSCPPGWTGHNCRKACDTGRWGLDCVSVCDCGNGDGGCDAQTGRCHCEAGFTGPRCDQRCPAGSFGPGCKHRCQCENQASCDHVGGACTCKIGWTGTFCEKACPQGFYGLDCQQRCVCLNGGLCDHVSGECACRPGWIGPHCNQTCPAGLYGESCSQTCVCHNNSSCDAVSGQCECSAGWTGDTCSQRCSPGFFGMGCAQRCVCQSGGSCDPESGRCFCPSGWTGSACELECPADRFGSDCQDRCECLNGAQCDTQTGRCVCKPGWTGQRCENECVPGRFGLGCEGRCECDHAAPCHHVSGQCLCPAGWRGRRCEKACLPGSYGQDCVQRCSCPPGTSCHHVTGRCGCPPGYTGNGCEQICLPGTFGIDCNQLCQCSERNQLCHPVSGVCYCAPGFTGPKCEQACAEGFYGPGCERRCECVNGGVCLPVSGACECPAGFIGARCHLTCPAGRYGPDCGRVAVCGKGARSDPVTGVCVGEEVCPAGRFGPGCSQRCDCSNRGLCDAGSGNCSCGLGWTGSRCERECAEGLFGPDCALQCWCQNNSTCDRVTGSCRCQPGYYGHLCQHACPAGLFGSGCQQLCDCVNGASCDPRTGQCLCPAGFHGSRCERGCEQGRFGVNCSRSCDCAEDTACDPVSGRCICASGKTGVRCDSDCSVMRFGPDCALRCDCENGSLCDRRNGRCLCLSGWIGLTCSQRVPREV; from the exons GCTGATCTGGCCTATTATTCGGGCTATTGGAATAATTTGAGACACTGCCATAGGCCAAACTGTTTCCATGGATACAACCGATTCACTATGGGATACCAGAGACCAG ATATTGATGAATGTCAGGTTCATAACGGCGGCTGCCAGCACAAGTGTGTGAACACCAGGGGTTCGTATCACTGCCAGTGTAACGCTGGATCTCGACTGCACGTGGACGGACGCACATGCATCG CCATCCACTCCTGTAGCTTTGGGAATGGTGGCTGCGAGCATTTCTGCGTCCAGCAGACGGCGGGTCATTTCCAGTGCCGCTGTCGACCCGGTTACAGACTCGACGTAGATGGGAAACATTGCAAAT CGGAGAATCCGTGTGCGGAGCGAAACGGAGGTTGTTCCCAGGAATGCCACAGGGATGGAGATCAGGCCCGCTGTGGATGTCGACCAGGTTATCAGATGGCTGAAGATGGCAAGACCTGTGAAG ATATTGACGAGTGTCAGACAGGCCAGGCAGACTGCGCTCACGGTTGTCGTAACACCAGGGGatctttcatgtgtgtgtgtcccaCTGCCTATGAACTGGGTGTTGATGGCAAGCAGTGCTATC GCATCGAGATGGAGATTGTAAACAGCTGTGATCATAATAACGGCGGTTGTTCTCATCACTGCGAACATTCAACCAGTGGACCTGTGTGCAGCTGTAACCAAGGATACCAGCTGGATGTCGACCGCAAGACCTGCATTG ATATAAATGAGTGTGTAGAGGGCAGCTCGTGTTGTGAGCACGACTGCACAAACTATCCTGGAGGTTACGAGTGTTACTGTACAGCTGGATATCGACTGAACGCTGATGGATGCAGCTGTGATG ATATAGACGAGTGTTTGGCTGCAAACGGAGGATGTGATCACATGTGTCAGAACAGCGCCGGCTCCTTCCAGTGCTACTGTAGACGTGGGTATCGTCTCGATGAGGACAGACACTCATGTATAT TGCTGGAGGAGTCAGTAGAGGCTTTGAGCAGTGGTCAGATGGTGGACAGACCCCGAACTCAGCTCACTATTCTGCAGGACTATGAGCAGATCCTGGAGCGATATGACGACTATGAGGATGACACAGGAGAACTGCGCGCTGAGAGCACCTTAACTGAGAAATTCA TATGTTTGAACAGTTCGTTCGGCTCCGACTGCAATCTGTCGTGTGAGGACTGTGCTAATGGAGGAGTGTGTAACAAACACAGAAACGGCTGTGACTGTCCTGACGGATGGACGGGAATCATGTGTAATGAGA CGTGTCCAGAGGGCTGGTTCGGCAGGAACTGCTCGTTGAGATGTAAGTGTAAGAACGGCGGCGTGTGTGATCCGCTCACCGGGAGCTGCCGCTGTCCACCAGGGGTCAGTGGAGAGCTGTGTCAGGACG GTTGTCCCAAGGGTCTCTATGGGAAGATCTGTAATAAGAAGTGTAATTGTGCTAATAACGGACGGTGTCATCGCACTTATGGGGCGTGTCTGTGTGACCCAGGACTGTATGGAAGGTTCTGCCACCTAC CATGTCCTAAGTGGACGTTTGGCCCGGGCTGTTCTGAGGAGTGTCGGTGTGTTCAGCAGAATACCATAGAGTGTCACCGTCATCATGGCACCTGCGTCTGCAAGCCTGGTTATCGGGGCGACACCTGCAAAGACG AGTGTGAATCAGGCTTCTTTGGCTCTGGGTGTGATAATAAATGCTCCTGTCCGGCTGGAGTGACCTGTGATCATGTGACCGGAGCGTGTCAACCACAGTGTCCAGCTGGAAAGACAGGAGACAAGTGTGACCAAG ATTGCGTTGATGGAAGGTTTGGGATTGGCTGCTCTCAGTCATGTGACTGCTCAGGGGCACCATGTGACAGGATAACTGGCCAATGCCTGTGTCCCGCTGGAACGTTTGGAAAACATTGTGAAAAAG AGTGTGCAGAGGGTCGCTGGGGTGCTGGATGTCAGGAATGGTGTCCGGCGTGTGAGAACGGAGGCCGCTGTGACCCTCATGACGGCACATGTGTCTGCGCTCCTGGATTCATCGGCAGATTGTGCCAGAACA TGTGTCCCTCGGGACGCTTCGGTGTGGGCTGTCAGCTCAGATGTGCCTGTGATAATGGAGGACGCTGCCATCATGTAACCGGACGCTGCTCATGTCCTCCAGGCTGGACGGGCCACAACTGCAGGAAAG CCTGTGACACGGGCCGCTGGGGTCTGGactgtgtgagtgtctgtgactGTGGAAACGGTGACGGAGGGTGTGACGCTCAGACGGGACGCTGTCATTGTGAGGCGGGCTTCACTGGACCACGATGTGACCAGA GATGCCCTGCTGGTTCATTCGGCCCGGGCTGTAAGCATCGCTGCCAGTGTGAAAACCAGGCATCATGTGACCATGTGGGCGGAGCTTGCACCTGTAAGATTGGCTGGACTGGAACGTTCTGTGAAAAAG CCTGTCCGCAGGGTTTCTACGGTCTGGACTGTcagcagaggtgtgtgtgtttgaacggAGGGCTCTGTGATCATGTCAGCGGTGAATGTGCCTGTCGGCCCGGCTGGATCGGCCCACATTGTAACCAAA CATGTCCTGCTGGCCTGTACGGAGAGAGCTGTTCTCAGACGTGTGTTTGTCACAATAACAGCAGCTGTGACGCTGTGAGCGGTCAGTGTGAGTGCAGCGCAGGGTGGACAGGAGACACCTGCTCACAAC GTTGTTCTCCGGGTTTCTTCGGGATGGGCTGTGCTCAGAGGTGTGTGTGTCAGAGCGGGGGTTCCTGTGACCCTGAGAGCGGCCGCTGCTTCTGTCCCAGCGGATGGACGGGTTCAGCCTGTGAACTGG agtgtcCAGCGGATCGCTTCGGCTCAGACTGTCAGGACAGATGTGAGTGTCTGAACGGTGCTCAGTGTGACACACAGACGGGTCGCTGTGTTTGTAAGCCGGGCTGGACGGGACAGCGCTGTGAGAACG agtgtgtCCCCGGGCGGTTTGGACTCGGCTGTGAGGGCCGGTGTGAGTGTGATCACGCTGCTCCCTGTCATCATGTGAGCGGACAGTGTCTCTGTCCTGCAGGATGGAGAGGAAGACGCTGTGAGAAAG ctTGTCTGCCGGGCTCATACGGTCAGGACTGTGTCCAGCGCTGCTCCTGCCCGCCGGGGACATCATGCCATCACGTGACGGGACGCTGCGGCTGCCCTCCCGGATACACGGGCAACGGCTGCGAGCAGA TCTGTCTGCCCGGCACCTTCGGCATCGACTGTAATCAGCTGTGTCAGTGTTCAGAGAGAAACCAGCTGTGCCACCCGGTGTCTGGAGTGTGTTACTGCGCGCCTGGATTCACAGGACCCAAGTGTGAACAGG CGTGTGCCGAGGGTTTCTACGGTCCCGGCTGCGAGCGTCGCTGTGAGTGCGTGAACGGAGGCGTTTGTCTTCCAGTCTCGGGCGCCTGTGAGTGTCCGGCCGGGTTCATCGGGGCCCGCTGTCATCTCA CGTGTCCGGCGGGACGCTACGGGCCGGACTGTGGCCGCGTGGCCGTCTGTGGGAAGGGGGCGAGGAGTGACCCGGTCACCGGCGTGTGTGTGGGAGAGGAAG tgtgtccCGCGGGCCGCTTCGGACCGGGCTGCTCTCAGCGCTGTGACTGCAGTAACAGAGGCCTGTGTGACGCCGGCTCTGGAAACTGTTCATGTGGCCTCGGCTGGACCGGCTCGCGCTGTGAGAGAG agTGTGCCGAGGGTCTCTTCGGTCCTGACTGTGCTCTGCAGTGTTGGTGTCAGAATAACAGCACATGTGACCGCGTGACAGGAAGCTGCCGGTGTCAGCCGGGATATTACGGGCATCTCTGTCAACACG cgtgTCCCGCCGGTCTGTTCGGCTCTGGCTGTCAGCAGCTCTGTGACTGTGTGAACGGGGCTTCATGTGACCCCAGAACCGGACAGTGTCTCTGTCCCGCTGGATTCCACGGCTCTCGCTGTGAAAGAG GATGTGAGCAGGGCAGGTTTGGTGTGAACTGCTCTCGGTCATGTGACTGTGCGGAGGACACCGCGTGTGACCCGGTGAGCGGCAGGTGTATCTGTGCCTCAGGAAAGACGGGCGTCCGGTGTGACAGCG actgcAGTGTGATGCGGTTCGGACCTGACTGTGCGCTCCGCTGCGACTGTGAGAACGGCTCCCTGTGCGACCGCAGGAACGGACGATGCCTGTGTCTGAGCGGATGGATCGGCCTCACATGCTCACAAC gCGTCCCTCGCGAGGTCTAG